In the genome of Vicia villosa cultivar HV-30 ecotype Madison, WI linkage group LG7, Vvil1.0, whole genome shotgun sequence, one region contains:
- the LOC131617698 gene encoding abscisic acid and environmental stress-inducible protein-like — MDSKFAFLILGLLAMVLVISSQVSAKDLTETSTNTKDEVVEKSDELNDAKYSGGSSSYNHHIGGGYNGGGGGYNHGGGGGYNGGEGGYSHGDGGGYNGGGGGYNHGGGGGGYNHGGDGGGYNGGGGYHGGGGHGGSSDNGN, encoded by the exons ATGGATTCCAAATTCGCATTCCTCATCCTTGGCCTATTGGCCATGGTTCTTGTTATTTCCTCACAAGTGTCAGCTAAGGACTTAACCGAGACTTCAACTAATACCAAAGATG AGGTTGTTGAAAAATCAGATGAATTAAATGATGCCAAATACTCTGGTGGAAGCTCAAGCTACAACCATCATATCGGCGGCGGTTACAATGGTGGTGGAGGAGGCTACAACCATGGTGGCGGCGGCGGTTACAATGGTGGCGAAGGAGGCTACAGCCATGGTGATGGTGGCGGTTACAATGGTGGTGGAGGAGGCTACAACCATGGTGGTGGTGGAGGAGGATACAACCACGGTGGTGACGGAGGAGGTTACAATGGTGGTGGTGGTTATCATGGTGGAGGTGGACATGGTGGTAGTTCCGACAATGGTAACTGA
- the LOC131619585 gene encoding uncharacterized protein LOC131619585 translates to MEFGEKWLRWMESTIFSSDMSVLINGSTTKEFKVEKGLRQGDPLSPFLFVLVTDVLSTLMRKAIINGDFHAFKINEEEEISDTFNLWSMKAVLRGFKVMSGLRINFKKSNIYEINVGNWYLEAASSFLSCKVDKLLFKFLGVKAPSKVLNEITSIQRKFLWGGCDIKRSICWVRWDSVCKSREEGGLGVKNVEVMNAALLSKWKWRILSDEEVVWRRILESRYNNVRRKVLIGAVSCVVGNGRNIPFWYGCWADEKPLMELFPDLFTQAKEDGMTVEEAGESTPGGGWQ, encoded by the exons ATGGAGTTCGGGGAAAAGTGGTTAAGATGGATGGAAAGTACTATTTTCTCTAGCGACATGTCCGTTCTCATTAACGGAAGCACCACAAAGGAGTTTAAAGTGGAGAAGGGGTTGCGTCAAGGAGATCCTTTATCTCCTTTTTTGTTCGTTTTGGTTACTGATGTTTTATCGACATTGATGAGGAAGGCTATCATTAATGGAGATTTTCACGCTTTCAAAATTAATGAAGAAGAGGAGATTA GTGATACTTTTAATTTGTGGAGTATGAAAGCGGTGTTAAGGGGTTTCAAGGTTATGTCGGGATTGAGGATCAACTTTAAAAAGAGCAACATCTACGAAATCAACGTGGGGAATTGGTACCTTGAGGcggcttcttcttttctttcgtgCAAAGTAGATAAACTTCTGTTTAAATTCCTTGGAGTCAAG GCTCCATCGAAGGTCTTAAATGAGATTACCTCGATTCAAAGGAAATTCTTATGGGGCGGGTGTGATATCAAAAGATCCATTTGTTGGGTTCGTTGGGATTCGGTTTGTAAATCTCGTGAAGAAGGAGGGCTTGGTGTTAAGAATGTGGAGGTTATGAACGCGGCGTTATTAAGTAAGTGGAAATGGAGAATTTTATCGGATGAAGAGGTTGTTTGGAGGCGTATCCTAGAATCTAGATACAACAACGTGAGGAGGAAAGTGTTAATAG GTGCGGTGTCGTGCGTTGTTGGCAATGGCAGAAACATACCTTTCTGGTATGGTTGCTGGGCGGACGAGAAGCCTTTAATGGAGTTGTTTCCTGACCTGTTCACGCAGGCTAAGGAGGACGGTATGACTGTAGAGGAGGCTGGCGAATCGACACCCGGAGGCGGCTGGCAGTAG
- the LOC131619586 gene encoding uncharacterized protein LOC131619586, producing MSGGERLGAGEFYGKRGMEDFQEFIGRMGVVDIPCVGGKFTWFKANGKAMSRLDRFLVSRNLMDMWGVIDQRIGKRDISDHVPIQLFSGNLNWGPKPFKFNNSWFKHEKFKSFIQAEWPKLKVHGRGDFVWLEKLKRLKLILRKWNREIFGWIDLKVDEEVDGINEMDNLLAENFGGSIDGLVEARREAFDEVRKTLILKESMLRLKSRQLWLKEGDKNSSFFHNSLKKRYKRNAISLLEGANGMVEGVVEVKEEVKRHFENFFKEEDCARPVPEGLNLKSLRNEDREWLEREPTEEEKKRRFGIAMATKARVWMDTLSNFSKFVGILSRKMWLDSFAIFALIVDSLRVAHRRF from the coding sequence ATGAGCGGAGGAGAAAGATTAGGGGCAGGCGAGTTCTATGGCAAAAGAGGTATGGAGGATTTCCAGGAGTTTATCGGGAGAATGGGGGTGGTAGATATTCCTTGTGTGGGAGGCAAGTTTACTTGGTTCAAAGCAAATGGTAAAGCAATGAGTAGATTAGATAGATTTTTGGTTTCTAGAAATTTGATGGATATGTGGGGGGTGATTGATCAACGTATAGGCAAAAGGGATATCTCGGATCATGTGCCCATTCAATTATTTTCCGGTAATCTAAACTGGGGGCCAAAGccgtttaaattcaataattctTGGTTTAAACATGAGAAGTTCAAAAGTTTCATTCAAGCGGAATGGCCGAAGTTGAAGGTTCATGGTAGGGGAGATTTCGTGTGGCTTGAAAAGCTTAAAAGATTGAAACTCATCTTAAGGAAGTggaaccgggagatttttggttgGATTGATTTAAAGGTGGATGAAGAGGTGGATGGCATTAATGAGATGGACAATTTATTAGCAGAAAATTTCGGGGGCAGCATTGACGGGTTAGTAGAAGCGAGAAGGGAGGCTTTTGACGAAGTGAGGAAAACCTTAATTTTGAAAGAGAGTATGCTAAGGCTTAAATCGAGACAATTATGGTTGAAGGAAGGGGATAAGAATTCTAGCTTTTTCCACAATAGTCTCAAGAAGAGGTATAAGAGGAATGCTATTTCTTTGTTGGAGGGAGCGAATGGTATGGTGGAAGGGGTGGTCGAAGTCAAAGAGGAGGTAAAAAGACATTTTGAGAACTTTTTCAAAGAAGAAGATTGTGCTAGGCCGGTCCCGGAGGGTTTGAACCTTAAATCTTTAAGGAATGAAGATAGAGAGTGGTTGGAAAGGGAGCCTacggaagaagaaaaaaagaggcGGTTTGGGATTGCGATGGCAACAAAAGCCCGGGTCTGGATGGATACACTCTCGAATTTTTCCAAGTTTGTTGGGATACTCTCAAGGAAGATGTGGTTAGATTCGTTCGCGATTTTTGCTCTAATTGTAGACTCACTAAGGGTTGCACATCGTCGTTTTTAG
- the LOC131619584 gene encoding disease resistance protein RGA5-like, whose amino-acid sequence MKKIVIQMHMGNDKCRSKAMKIAAAFQGVVSVSLEGENRDQVVVTGDQIDCVCLAKKLRKKFCYVNLLSVEDEKTSTTSNEGGEAGEEQKDVEISTTSLEKLSCCEQSYHPPCTPYYIVYDPYPISCYWNRLDQLTGVYDLVYVDPGQEAKFSILENYRVADQPNMPTRSKPNNSNNLPFSCGVHLIGDERESDEIHQREIRNAT is encoded by the exons ATGAAG AAAATAGTTATCCAGATGCATATGGGAAATGATAAATGCAGAAGCAAAGCTATGAAAATAGCTGCAGCTTTTCAAG GTGTGGTTTCAGTGTCATTAGAAGGAGAAAACAGAGATCAAGTAGTAGTAACTGGAGATCAAATAGATTGTGTTTGTTTGGCTAAAAAGTTGAGAAAGAAATTTTGTTATGTTAATCTTCTAAGTGTTGAAGATGAAAAGACTTCCACTACTAGTAATGAGGGTGGTGAAGCTGGTGAAGAACAAAAAGATGTTGAAATAAGTACCACATCATTGGAAAAGTTATCTTGTTGTGAGCAAAGCTATCATCCACCTTGTACCCCTTATTACATAGTTTATGATCCATATCCTATTAGTTGCTATTGGAATAGGTTAGATCAACTAACAGGAGTCTATGATCTTGTTTACGTGGATCCGGGTCAG GAAGCTAAATTTTCCATCCTTGAAAATTATCGCGTTGCGGATCAACCAAATATGCCAACACGTAGCAAGCCAAATAACTCCAATAATCTTCCTTTTAGCTGTGGAGTGCACCTTATCGGAGATGAAAGGGAAAGTGATGAAATCCACCAACGAGAAATCCGTAATGCAACCTAA